The sequence ACCCAACTAACCgaaagttcggataaaatgaACTGATTTTGCTTGAGCAGCTTACGAAGTTCAAGAATATGCATCAAGACCTGACATGATATGGGACCGGTATGCAATATATTTTCGTTCGTTAACATAAGTACTAAAAAAATGTTCAGGTTACACCAGATCGCAATCATGcattttaagacatttggcacaacaaaaattgatttcggaaatctcaaaatatttcccaaagtcgattttttttaaaacaaatttttgtccaaattttggaaacaaaaaattgttttttcacaCTGATTTCGACGGTACGCGGATTTTTTTGAGTTCCACGGTTTTTTTACGCACGTTACCCGTTTTTTTAAGTGCGTATTTTCAACGAATAAAACAACTCAGTGTACTTGCATTTTTCCGggtttggaatgacagttttgccctttatagttctttatattaCACAGATTGAAATATTTGTAGAACACGAGTTTTAACGCAAAATTATAGGATTTTATGCGTAGGAAAGAGAAACCCgatttttttacttttgtaagattcgcccttctttgaaaaacagctgatttaaATCCAACCTGATTAGTATTTTCTAGAgtacctataaccagagtgacgacatctcatccgtaatgctggcaacaactCAAAACGGTTAAGCCGAGATGATGACAGTTCCGTTCGTTTTtattgtatttgacaggtcgtttgctcgtttggaacaaagctgtcattccaaacgaacagctgtcgtcactggtTTAAGGCACTCTAGTATTTTCCAAACAAGccaaactttgttgaaatcggtttagccatcttcaaaaaaattaaacgcgaaaaaacaacgcgtttggtCGgcaatgtcacttataccattatatctccggaaccaaaagtgacaACCATTTCGACCGTCCTATGACGAaagctgcaaatgacagtttctctttgtttactttttctttcgcgatttaccgaactgattttatatttgacgctttactcttcgcaaaactttcaaggtaaaactacaagcttttgttttatattagaaactttagagaatttgcaataatggctctgtaataatcaaaagagaaagtaaacaaagagaggctctcatttgcagttaggcccttttgtcgtgagaCGGTCGATTTGATTTAATCAATTGATCTTAATCAATGACTCAGTAGTAGCCATCTTCCAGAAAATTAGGTGCGAAAAAactcgttttgtcggttacgtcacttatacttcggaaccagaagacacagccatttgaactttatCAATAGCTCAATAGtaagcaactaacaaccaacccatgaatgcgaattacaaggaaaacaaagaaaaaacggaaaccaacaacgataccaccgatgcggcaatggaggacgagacgagccacggacaaagtgcctctcactcatcgcaagataaaaatggaagctcctctccccctagaaaaagggtgacaacgagatcaaacggtaaaaaaaatgattttatctaataaaaacatggcttattcggccacgtaaagcttgtacgcaaattgccctgaataaaaaaaatttataaaaaaaaatagctcAATAGTAGGTTTCAAACAAGGCCAaggttgttgaaatcggtttagccatcatcGAGAAAATTCAGCGCAAAAAAAATGGATTAGATTTAGCATCAAGAGAAAGCGATATAGGTAAATTAGTGCCAGTGAGAAAATTATCGTTTATATCATCAAATGACTGTTACATAACAAGTGGAATGTCATTTTTCCTGGCTATAACATATTATATTTTCACTTGATGCAAAACCTGGTTTAGTTTTTTCATCGTAACCATTGACAAGTCCACTCATTTGGAACCAAATTAGAACCTAGATTCATTACCATTCAACTGAAAATAGGGGTTGGATCTATATCTGATTCTTCAATCAATTATCGAAATTGTTCGTTGCATTCGACAGTCCAGAAGTGATTGTTTTACTAGAGAAAGCAACCGACGATCCATAAATAGTGTTCGAGTGGAAAGTAGAAATAGAATAAGGATTAAAACGCGCTCAATATACGTTTTTTTCACAACCTGGTGCTGTTGTGAAACTGTGTTCACTGAGTTAAGGCAACAAATTCAGGTTCGAGCTCTGCGGATGATTTATCCTTTAGAAAAGCTTCTTTTTAGGTTTTGATGACAATATTATTCTGCTAGATCAGTGACGTCATGTTGTTTACTTTGTTCATATGCCCCGAATAAAATTATACACGCAAAACAAACCCTAGAACTGTTTCTACGCCTTTGTCCGACAAGATTGTTTGCATATTTAAATACATGTACCTCTTCCCTAGATTCGTTGGCACGATTGttcattttataaaaataaactttcaAGCGCATCGAGTGTCGTTTCGAAATGGCTCTCACGCTTCAATACAATTTCTACAGGGGATAATCGAACCGCTGCTTCTCGATATCGAAACTAGTGGCAGCCAGTAGTGAATCGTAAATATTCACCCCGCTCACCTCGAAGGTTCAGTAGGTGAAATAACTGCAACATTTTTGCAGCGAAAGGTGTAGGTCATGAGTTGCACTGCAAGCATGCACGAAATGCTATCGATTTTTCGGTCTCCTCTATCTATCGCACAATAGCGCTGCTATGGTTGCTATCAGATGTGGACGTATATGTATACGTTAATAATGTGAATTGAATTGCCTCAATGTGCGTAAACCATCAAATTTACGTTTGGTGTGAGTGACCATCTGATTCATTCCAAAATCACTCACATCTACCTATTTTGAGGTTATGTATAATCATTCTCAGCATGTTACTAGGTTATGTAATGTAACGTGGAAAAACCGCCTTTATTTTATCTTTCAACCATTCCCCAACAGAAAGATCAAGTGTTCATATGATCGACTTTGGCCTCCATCACTAATATAAATGACCTTGATGGCACTTGCGTTCTCATGGACAGTAACGCTGACGTAGTTACATCTACGTAAGGTTCACACTTTAcggcaaatatttgaaaatgacagTCTAAAATTATAACCGCAGTTGAGTGATGAAAAACAATTCGTTACTCTGCGTAATAGAGCACCATGTTCGGGAAAAacgaatttatttgaaaaaatgaaaactcgCTAACACGTAACTGTTATTCTCGCAACTGCGTCAATTCATTGATATTTCACTTTGGATCGTCGTTTTTCCTAAAACGTGAGGATGTTCGAAAGGCGATCGTTCTACACATGATTACGTCAATCGACCGATGTACACTATTTACTATAATTAAATCGAAGTACTGTTATCAGGTCAATCTTATTACGTGGCGATGCAAGCTTGACAAGTTTGACAGATTGTTCATCAATTAATCAATGGAGGGGCTTGTTAACAGGCCTCCGTATTCCATAAATTGGCAATATACCAATTTTTCAAACAATATCACAAAGAAATCGTGAAAAATGAAGGTACATTTGTTATGTCATCAGTTTTTCATCTTACGTAATTACACCAGAAACATAATTTGCTTACCTGTGCAATGGCCCACGAGACGAAGATAGAAGTGTTCTTCGGATCCGGCAGCATTCCCTTGGCGGTATCGAAGCAACCGAAGTAGGCAGCACGATAGATAATGATACCCTGAACCGAGACATTGAAGCCACGGTACAGACCAACGATACCATCGGACTTGACGGTCTTCTTCAGACAATCCAACAGGCCGTTGTATTCACGTTGACCGGCTCCGCGACCAACATCGGCACCGAGACGGGTACGGGCGAAATCTAACGGGTAAACGAAGCAAAGCGAAGTGGCACCAGCGGCACCACCCGATCCCAAGTTTCCGAGGAAATACCTCCAGAACTGAGTGTTCTTATCAACTCCACCCAAGAAGATCTGTTTGTAGACGTCCTTGAAGGCAAAATTCAACGCCTGAGTAGGGAAGTACCGGATCACGTTGGCAAGGTTACCTCTCCAGAAAGCTAGCGCGCCCTGTTCCTTTGGAATACGAACAAAGCAATCGATGATTCCTAAGAGCAAAGAAACAAGTTTATTGAATAATTTATGTCTGATGGTGGTCATAtctatttgaaaattattttgtattttgctaAGATTTGCAATATACTACTATCGGAATGCCCCAGCCTATAATTAGTAGGAAAACTTCGCAAATCTTTCCAAGCACTGAAAAATACAATTAAAATGTTATTGGAAATCAATAATTTGTTCTGTGCCAAAGAACAGAACcaactttcaaaaaaaaaaagattgatcTTGAAATGGATCCGCAATTTCGAGGACAATTACATAAATCGAACTTTatagcataaaaaaaattaaactacttTTTCTTTTAGAAACGTAAGTGCACTATTCAGCAAGTGTCCCTTTAGTTTGCacctttagaactgaattcttgatcctGTGGAGAAAAACCTGTCAATTAACTATTCTTGCTCCAGTTATATAATCACTTTTTGCAGCTATCACGTGAAACCATATCTTAAAAATTGTTACCTAATCTACCCCACCCCAAAACCCTATTCTAATCGTTTATCATTGCATCTAGAAAAtctctgtggcaaaaaaaaactaatcaagGTAAGAACACAGAATCAATGTATTTTTAGCAAGTTGCCCTCCCGCatgacatatttaaaaaatggcgtCGGCCATGTTGAAATCCAGGCTGGGGTACGGGCAGCCGGTGAGAAATAACCTACCTTTGTATTGCTGATCGACGGCAATCTGCTTTGAGGCAGCCTGCACCTGAAGCAGCAGTTTCACGCGCTCGATCGGGGCCACAGCTGTCTTGGATACGGCAGCTGAGATACCACCAGCCAGGAAATCCTTGGCGAAACCATAGGGATCAGCCTTCTTTCCAGACATtatcttctctttttttttactaGCTTTCACACACTAGACGATAAGCGCAGAGGTACAATGCCGCGAACTTCCTAACCGTACGATGGGCACAATCCAAAGAGAATGAATGCCAGCAAGCAGTGCTAGATGTAGCTGGGTCTTGAGCAGAGAACCTAGAAGTAACTGGGATTCCAATTTCTCTCATTCAGAATTACTCTTGGCAAAATATATAAAGATATTTGTCTCCCTTTTTCCATAGCTAATAATCATACGTCAGAAGAGTACCTGATGTTATTCATCTCTCTCTCTCAAACCTAAAATGTGacgtttgcaaaaaaatttaagagaaacgaACAAAATATGTACATACGAGACCAATAATTTTGTACTAAAAATATTCAATATGCAcgccagcgttgccaggtcatttttccaaaaatcggtattcggcgcgaaaatctatctgtacaatatcggtatcagaatctcgtcaacattagttcacggaaatgtcaccaaagctaattttggtgagcaaaaaaaaggtctcgcaGCAACATTTTCTCCTGTCTTTACAAGCTATaaacgaaaatcggtatttatctgtacggtCCGTGAATTAtctgtattttgggagtacatatctgtattgcggtatagagatcaaatatctgtataaataccgataaatcggtatacctggcaacgttgatgCACGCAATCAGAAAAATTTCGTTAACAAAATTACACCGATAAAAATTTTCACcgtcgattcatatgtaaaccacatcaatttaatatgctttttcatttcaatacataaccaaagcgatttgtttcaaaattgcatgtgcaaattcactaagacgTGAAATTAGATCAGTTTTCACTTAGCTTtaatgtgtttttcctttggatgtgatgtgttttgctattgaaccaAACTACATGTGTTAACCATTTCGATagccccacgacaaaagggcctattacggattattacggagcaaattctctaaagtgtccaatataaatcgaaagcttgtagttttaccttgaaagtttgcgaagagtaaatcgtcaaatataaaatcagttcggtaaatcgtgaaagaaaaagtaaacaaagagaaactgtcatttgcagttaggcccttttgtcgtgggacggtcgacttCATTTTCTAGAgggaatgagtacagcacaaatgtacactgaaatgaaaatcttatttatattcattagatttatcatatgaatcatatgcagaatataattcatagaaattatatggaaacttataatctttatttaatgtgtacgtcaaatctaaatggacgttatcataatgaaggttataaaaatatcccatataatttatatggaaatccgatgaaagtcgtgaatagttgtgtcctcgatattcatcaactgctccagaccattttttttcaggaagtttcgcatctcaatgtaattttaaatcgctgacaagacagctcatccaacttcgttcaaggatatgtgttaacggaccatgaaatatatatccggtacatttcattactctatttgtttagtaagattcatttttttttattttcagtctcgggatctcacttctctttcgcaaatatcatgaggtgctcccttaccgaatggaatactagtatagcttgaatcctcaaagaaaagtagtagtggGGAaatatctgctattcgtatgacttccattgaaagttatatatttatatatatatatatatatatatatatatatatatatatatatatatatatatatatataaattttatagaactagtcatatggtatatatgaacctatataaataaattcgaagtgaatataatatgcgcttcataaattgttccaatgtatgttgtgcggatatccagtaatggttataagacgcgccaataaatttgacttagactggaaatttcattcgttatatggaaatcttgtaaaaataacgttaagaagggttttgtgtttcataagattatctcatatatttgacatgatgttgaacacatcttgtaactattattggaaatgctaatagtgcaaaatcatcagaatatcatataatgtgaaaaagaaaatttagctcagtgtatgtCAAAGCACTTGAATCGGTCAACTCTGTTGTAatcgaaaattaagtgaaaaacAATGTGAAATTCAcatgaaatgcatatagaatctagaggtaacggtATATCTTGTCGTTTTTATGTGCATTTCATATACacgtagcatgatttccactaaacatcaacagtttttacactcattttatgaattaagtgtatattttcatgaatttcatgtgttatacaagcagtgatagatcaaatcgaccgtcccacgacaaaagggcctaactgcaaatgatagtttctctttgtttactttttctttcacgatttaccgaactgattttatatttgacgctttactcttcgcaaaacttttaaggtaaaactacaatctttcgatttatattggaaacttcagAGAATTTggaataatggctccgtaataatgaaaagagaaagtaatcaaagagaggctctcatttgtagttagtcccttttgtcgtgggactatcgaaatgctttgcacatgatgctagcgtggaaaattattttcagtgtataacATCACACCAAtgttgccaactataccgatttatctGCTGTTGGGTCGGTTTCGGCTAAGAAAGTTTCGCCAAGTGACGGTCTGCTCACTGTTCTGACAGTCGTTTATTTACGGTATATTACGCTTCAACTAGAAGGGAATTCATTTAGACATATTATAGATATCAAATTAAGGAACTTACAATTCAGTGCGCTTTTTCACTTAGCTTAGCCGACGCAAATTCTAATCGTACAATTGCTAGATCTATTCGAAATATACAGCAACCAATTATGTGCAATTCAGTAAATTATAAACTCACAATTTATCACGTGAACTAACGAAAACGATCTGTCCGTACAATCCAACGAAATGTCCACGTTTTTGTACTTCACAACGGCCTGACAGCTGCTCGTTACTCAAGGTGACAGTAATTCGACCGCCGTGAACGTAGTGGCCAGTTTTCTCATTATGCTGGCAGCGTTGCCGGATCGTCTGCTGCGTCAACATCCTCCCCTGGGTGTATCTTGCCATCGATCAAGACTACACGTGCCTTTCCAACATCCAACAACGCTAGTTTGGATACCGGACGACGCAGCTGCCCGCTAGACGTTTGAACTATCGCCTGACGTACTCTGCCCTCGCTGTCCTTCGTAACAGCAACCACGCGACCACGAGTCCAGCCGTTCCGCTTCGCTTCCTCGACGATCAGTACTAAGTCCCCTTCTTCAATAGCTTTGACTTCGCCAAACCACTTCGACTGTCTGCGAATCACTGGCATGTATTCCAATAGCCATCGTGTCCAGAAAACATCAAGACGCTGTTGAATTTGAGTTAACGTATCTCGCGAAATCTTAGTCCGCGAAGCTAGAGGCACAACCGGTTGTTTGACACCACTTGAACTTCCAAGCAAGAAGTGATTCGGTGTGAGCGCCTCCGATTCCTCAGAATCGATCGGCAAATACGTCAGAGGCCTTGAATTTACCAATCCTTCCACCTCCACGACCAACGTTTGCAGTCCTTCATCGTCCAACTTCTCGTCCGAATACGCACACCCCATCGCTGTTTTCACCGAACGCACTAAATGCTCCCACACACCACCCATGTGCGGAGCTCCCGGTGGAATGAAGGTCCATTTTGTCGACGCGTTCGTAAATGTTGCAGACAATCCCTGGTTGATCTGCTCGCGTAGAATTCGCTCTGCTCCCTGGAAGTTTGTCCCGTTGTCTGTAAAGAACTCGACTGGAGACCCTCGCCTAGATACAAATCTTCTGACACAGGAGATACAGGAAGCAGTAGATAAACTGTAAGCAATTTCCAGATGTACTGCACGAACTGTAAGACAGGTGAAGAGAGCAATCCACCTTTTCACGTTTGATCTTCCAATTTTCACCAGAAGCGGTCCGAAGTAGTCGATTCCCGTATACGTGAAGGGACGAACGTGATCAGCAAGCCGAGCTGCTGGTAATGGAGCCATTACGGGTATTTGCGGTTGAGCTCTACGAATTTTACAAAATTGACATTCCCGGGAGATCCTTCTCACCATTGTACGAAGTCTCGGGATCGTGAACACTTGCCGTATCTCGTTGCATACCGTTTCATGATTAGCGTGACGGTATGTACGATGATACCAATCGATCAGAAGCAACGTTACATGATGATCCTTTGGCATTATTATAGGGTACCGCATATCGGTAGACAGATGTTGAGCTTTCCTTACTCGACTGTATTGGCGGATTAGTCCACGATCGTCCAACACCGGCATGAAATGGTGTAACGGACTACTGGAATGCAACGGCTTCCTTTGATCCGATGGTAGAGATAAGTTTCTTTTCAGCAGTATCATTTCATCCATGTAACTTTCAGCCTGAACTTGCTTAAAAATAGTCTCCTTAGCAGCCAGTAACTCTTCTTGCTGAAGATGTCCGAAATACCTTGGTCCCACACTTCGGATGTTGTACACGAAACGGTTGACGTAAGCGATAGTGTGATGAAGTCTTTCCCAGCGTGAAAAGCGATTGTAATCGATCAGGTATCCAATCAACACATGAAGTAACGATGACGGACGCAGTTCCTCAGTAGTTGCTACTGACGGCTTTGCAGATTTCGGCCAATTCTCTTCCGAGAGAAGTAGAAAACTTGGTCCTCCAAACCATTTGCTCTCATCACTGAAATAAGGGCCACTTCCCCACTTGGTCGCTTCATCCGCAGGGTTTAATCTTGACGGAACCCACCTCCATTCGCTAGCTTTAGATGACTCCAAGATTTCTCCGACGCGATGTGCCACAAATGGTCGATAGTTGCGTGGATCCGCTAGAATCCAAGACAATGCAGTTGTAGAATCGGTCCAAAGAACCCGTCTGGTAACAGAAATACGGTGATTCTCAAGAAAGAATTTCATTAGCCGTGTACCTAGCACGCATCCCTGCAACTCTAATCTTGGCACAGACATTGGCTTCACAGGGGCCACCTTTGCTTTCCCAGTCACGAGAACGCATTGAGGATCACCGTTAATATCTATCGTTCGTAAGTACACAGCACAAGAGTAGGCGGTTTCACTAGCGTCCACAAACACATGAAGTTGAGCATCAGTATATGTGTTTTCCGTTGCACCAGGAAAGTAGCATCGTGGTAAATGTACGGTCGAAATGAATTCTATCATCTTCGTCCATCTTCGCCAGAAGTCATAAGCATTGTCGTCGACTTCTTCATCCCAATCCGCACCAGTTCTCCAGAGATTTTGAATGAGTACCTTGCCGTGGATAGAGAAAGGTGCCAGTAATCCTAAGGGATCAAACAGCGTCATAACACACCTTAGAATCTGCCGCTTCGTCGGTCGAATATCTTCAGCGATCAAGTTTACCACATCCTCGCTCATTTGTGTAGAGAATCGCAGCTCATCTGTCCTGGGAAACCACAACAGGCCTAACACACGCTCAGTCCCCTCTGTTCCTGTTAGCCAGAGTGTCTTATCGTTCACGGTCTTTGGCTCACCCAGATGATCCAAGACATTTTCGTTGTTTGATCGCCACCCACGCAACGTGAACCCACCATTCCGATTAACTAGACGCACTTCTTCAGCTATCTGTTTCGCTTCTTCCTCGCTACTGAAACTGTCGAGATAATCGTCGACGTAGTGGCTGTCGATGATACCTTGAACTGCCCTCGGAAACTTTTCGGAATGCTCCATCGCGTTGAGGTTCTTGATGTATTGCGCTGATGCTGGCGAACATGTGGAGCCAAACGTGGCAACATCCATCAGGTAAATTGACGGTTCTTCAGAGAGATTGAAACGCCACAGGAATCGCTGTGAGTGTTTATCTGCATCCCGTATACGAAGCTGATGAAACATTTGTTGAATATCGGCACTTACTGCCACTTGATACAATCGAAAACGAAAAAGAACACCAGGCAGAGACGCTAGCTGATCCGGACCCTTCAATAAAACGGAATTGAGCGATACGCCATCTACTTTAGCGGCCGCATCCCAGATTATGCGGACCTTTCCGGGTTTCTTCGCGTTGGTTACTGCTCCTAAGGGAAGATACCAAACTCTGTTTGGATCTGCTCTCGTTAATTCATCGTTTGTCGCTCGGTGGGCATATCCCTTCTCACTGTATTCGCGAAGCTGTTGATGAAGATTCTCCTTCAACGGGGGATTACGTTCCATCCGACGTTCGAGGCATTTCAGACGACGCATAGCCATCGGGTAACTGTTTGGGAGTACTATTTCGTCCTGCACCCACAATAATCCGGTCTCGAACTGATTCCCGATCCGTTTAGTAGTACTCTCTAAAATATGCTGAGCACGTCGATCTTCCTCCGATGTTACTGAATCCGGTATTTTAACACTCGCTTGCTCGATCGCAAAGAACTGTTTCATGACTTCATGCAACTCGCTGTTGGAATTACACTCGCAGATGTGAAAACTATGCATCTTGCTGGATTCGTTCCGTTGCTGGCCGTATACACACCAACCGAGTCGTGTTTTTACTGCTACCGGTCCATTTCCGTCTCCTTCTTTCACTTTCAGTGGCAAAGCCAATCGTAGATTATCGATTCCGATTAACAGTTTCGGCACAGCATTCGCATAACTAGGCAGTGGTAATCCTTTCAGGTGCTTATACCTCTTCTCCGCTTGTTCCCGATGAAAACTCTGACTAGGCAGGTTGAGACAGCCAACCGTTCTTGCCTCTGTTATCTTAAATCTTCTGCAGTATTCTGTTCCCGCGAGCTCGAAGCAAACCCTTTGTGAATCCTTCTCGCTGCGCGACACGTTGCCTGTCCAGTGAAGACAGAGTGGTTGAGGACTTCCTTCGATACCAAGCTGCGTTGCTAATTCGCCTTCAATCAGCGTGAGTGTAGAACCCTCATCTAGGAATGCAAAAACATCAGTAGACCCAGATTTTCCATAAACAGTAACAGGAACTATACGAAAAAGAAAACTAGACTCAAGATAACGGTGAGTATGATTTTCTGCCGGATGTGATCCTGAATGTAGAAGCGCATGATGGCGATACTGACAACCATCGACTGTGCACCGGTACGTGCTACGACAACTCCGTCGTCCATGCCTAAAGAGGCAAGTGTGACATAATCCCAATTCGCGAACCTTTCGCCATCGATCGTCCACACTTAGTGCTTTGAATCTGTTGCATTCACGAAGACGGTGACCTTGCTTGCCGCAATAATGACACTCAAACGATTTCGTGGTTTTAGTTTCGATCGGATCGTTGGTATCAATGACAGCATGTGTATTCGTGTATCCTTTATTTTTCGACTTTTCCTTGCTCGCTGTTTTTCCTGCGCCAGGTTCGTACAGTACGACACTCGACGCGTCGCGGACGACGTCGGACATATAGTCGCAGAAAGTTCGTAAATTTACATGCACAACACCTCGTCTGTAACCAGCCCACATTAGCTTTTGATCCGCTGGTAGCTTTCCCACAAGCTCCTGCAAAAGCGTAGGGTTCGCCAAATGCGCCTGTTCGTCAGCTGCTTCAATATGATCACACAATGCTTGCACTGCCATCCCATATTCAATTAATCCTTCCAGTTTTTCCGATTTAGGAGCAGGAATTGCTCGTACATCTCGCAGCAACGAGTTTATCAACACCTCCGGTCGCCCATACCGCATGCGAAGCGTTTCGATGACGTGTGGCACCGCCTGGGGTAACACCAATCGGCTACGAACAGTCTCAAGTACGTGTCCTTTGAGACATCGTTGAAGTCGAACCATATTTTCACCGTCTGTATAGCCACAAGCTTTCGTAGTGTAATTGAAGTTAGAGATAAATATCGGCCAGTCCGAAGGATTGCCGGAAAAACAGGGAAGATCACGAGCCAGCGAATGCCGCGCTGCAATCTGTTGGGGGGTTGCGGATAAATTCACTCGCGTATTGGACGGAAGGTCGCGGGTCAGAAACTGCCGTTCTGTAAGCTGTTGCGGGTTTGAGGGCGAATTCACTCTTGTATTCCGTGAAAGTATGGGGCGATTCCTTTGATTTGCAGCTCCATACAAATTGAACATACTATCACGGTTGTTTAACTCTTCGTCAGCAACAGTATCGTTATATGTATTGGTATTGGTCGTGGGGGGATTTGTTGATAAAGACTGACAAGGATTGTTAATTAAGACATGACGATTTTCTACTTCAGGGGCTTTCGGACG comes from Malaya genurostris strain Urasoe2022 chromosome 3, Malgen_1.1, whole genome shotgun sequence and encodes:
- the LOC131434173 gene encoding uncharacterized protein LOC131434173; amino-acid sequence: MPVVRSPLPSPNLNDAESNCAACDRPDTVDEMVQCDRCNEWWHYSCVGVTSSVSERAWSCSKCNLAANASSVNSVSGHASLLADTMQRLVERQELEKQRVELELQKKFLEEQQKLFNATVMEEIRSQKSRASRRSAQNRVNEWLDSSGESALGVIVDPLAASQIETEPPAGPTDSSDEKQLGVSPEIEPGAAKSQQSQRQLDACDQQKLAQEQIIDLREQLEQCKKLLTGLHMSNNTQVKATGTITKSRPKAPEVENRHVLINNPCQSLSTNPPTTNTNTYNDTVADEELNNRDSMFNLYGAANQRNRPILSRNTRVNSPSNPQQLTERQFLTRDLPSNTRVNLSATPQQIAARHSLARDLPCFSGNPSDWPIFISNFNYTTKACGYTDGENMVRLQRCLKGHVLETVRSRLVLPQAVPHVIETLRMRYGRPEVLINSLLRDVRAIPAPKSEKLEGLIEYGMAVQALCDHIEAADEQAHLANPTLLQELVGKLPADQKLMWAGYRRGVVHVNLRTFCDYMSDVVRDASSVVLYEPGAGKTASKEKSKNKGYTNTHAVIDTNDPIETKTTKSFECHYCGKQGHRLRECNRFKALSVDDRWRKVRELGLCHTCLFRHGRRSCRSTYRCTVDGCQYRHHALLHSGSHPAENHTHRYLESSFLFRIVPVTVYGKSGSTDVFAFLDEGSTLTLIEGELATQLGIEGSPQPLCLHWTGNVSRSEKDSQRVCFELAGTEYCRRFKITEARTVGCLNLPSQSFHREQAEKRYKHLKGLPLPSYANAVPKLLIGIDNLRLALPLKVKEGDGNGPVAVKTRLGWCVYGQQRNESSKMHSFHICECNSNSELHEVMKQFFAIEQASVKIPDSVTSEEDRRAQHILESTTKRIGNQFETGLLWVQDEIVLPNSYPMAMRRLKCLERRMERNPPLKENLHQQLREYSEKGYAHRATNDELTRADPNRVWYLPLGAVTNAKKPGKVRIIWDAAAKVDGVSLNSVLLKGPDQLASLPGVLFRFRLYQVAVSADIQQMFHQLRIRDADKHSQRFLWRFNLSEEPSIYLMDVATFGSTCSPASAQYIKNLNAMEHSEKFPRAVQGIIDSHYVDDYLDSFSSEEEAKQIAEEVRLVNRNGGFTLRGWRSNNENVLDHLGEPKTVNDKTLWLTGTEGTERVLGLLWFPRTDELRFSTQMSEDVVNLIAEDIRPTKRQILRCVMTLFDPLGLLAPFSIHGKVLIQNLWRTGADWDEEVDDNAYDFWRRWTKMIEFISTVHLPRCYFPGATENTYTDAQLHVFVDASETAYSCAVYLRTIDINGDPQCVLVTGKAKVAPVKPMSVPRLELQGCVLGTRLMKFFLENHRISVTRRVLWTDSTTALSWILADPRNYRPFVAHRVGEILESSKASEWRWVPSRLNPADEATKWGSGPYFSDESKWFGGPSFLLLSEENWPKSAKPSVATTEELRPSSLLHVLIGYLIDYNRFSRWERLHHTIAYVNRFVYNIRSVGPRYFGHLQQEELLAAKETIFKQVQAESYMDEMILLKRNLSLPSDQRKPLHSSSPLHHFMPVLDDRGLIRQYSRVRKAQHLSTDMRYPIIMPKDHHVTLLLIDWYHRTYRHANHETVCNEIRQVFTIPRLRTMVRRISRECQFCKIRRAQPQIPVMAPLPAARLADHVRPFTYTGIDYFGPLLVKIGRSNVKRWIALFTCLTVRAVHLEIAYSLSTASCISCVRRFVSRRGSPVEFFTDNGTNFQGAERILREQINQGLSATFTNASTKWTFIPPGAPHMGGVWEHLVRSVKTAMGCAYSDEKLDDEGLQTLVVEVEGLVNSRPLTYLPIDSEESEALTPNHFLLGSSSGVKQPVVPLASRTKISRDTLTQIQQRLDVFWTRWLLEYMPVIRRQSKWFGEVKAIEEGDLVLIVEEAKRNGWTRGRVVAVTKDSEGRVRQAIVQTSSGQLRRPVSKLALLDVGKARVVLIDGKIHPGEDVDAADDPATLPA
- the LOC131434702 gene encoding ADP,ATP carrier protein 1, with the translated sequence MSGKKADPYGFAKDFLAGGISAAVSKTAVAPIERVKLLLQVQAASKQIAVDQQYKGIIDCFVRIPKEQGALAFWRGNLANVIRYFPTQALNFAFKDVYKQIFLGGVDKNTQFWRYFLGNLGSGGAAGATSLCFVYPLDFARTRLGADVGRGAGQREYNGLLDCLKKTVKSDGIVGLYRGFNVSVQGIIIYRAAYFGCFDTAKGMLPDPKNTSIFVSWAIAQVVTTASGIISYPFDTVRRRMMMQSGRAKSEIMYKNTLDCWVKIGKQEGSGAFFKGAFSNILRGTGGALVLVFYDELKALMG